The following coding sequences are from one bacterium SCSIO 12741 window:
- a CDS encoding HlyD family efflux transporter periplasmic adaptor subunit, whose protein sequence is MDRIIPRKKWYRRGIYWIGFGSGTLILLLILLSNRSNGSSLKVNSTTLTLATVDQGPFREFVPVTGVFIPIHTVQIDASNSGIIEELFVEDGAQVNQGDPLIRLSNTTLQMTYMSQEAQLLDQLNNLNNTRLRMEEQSLNLRDQFLDIEYRLIDRQKDFQRNKKLFDAGAISADQFENVEDEFQYLEKRRELLLDKIKTDSLIRAYQQVQMKQSAKLIERNLEMIHQNLEDLVIRAPFNGHYSTTGLELGQAIAQGANLGQIDEMEAMKLRAQIDEHYLGRVFPGQIAHYERGDSIYELEIIKIFSEVDNGTFSADFRFTTEVPLTPRRGKPFGLNFR, encoded by the coding sequence ATGGATAGAATCATTCCCAGAAAAAAATGGTACCGACGAGGTATTTACTGGATCGGCTTCGGATCAGGAACCTTGATCCTGCTTTTGATTCTACTCAGCAATCGCTCCAATGGTTCGTCACTCAAGGTCAATTCCACCACACTGACATTGGCAACAGTGGATCAAGGACCATTTCGCGAATTTGTTCCTGTAACTGGGGTTTTCATTCCGATACACACGGTACAAATTGATGCTTCCAACAGCGGCATCATCGAAGAGTTGTTTGTGGAAGATGGTGCTCAGGTAAACCAGGGGGATCCGTTGATCCGGTTGAGTAATACCACGTTGCAAATGACCTACATGAGTCAAGAGGCACAATTGCTGGATCAGCTCAACAACCTGAACAATACTCGGCTGAGAATGGAAGAACAAAGCCTCAACCTCCGCGATCAGTTTCTTGACATCGAGTATAGATTGATTGACCGGCAAAAAGATTTTCAACGCAACAAAAAACTGTTTGATGCAGGTGCTATTTCAGCCGATCAATTTGAGAATGTAGAAGACGAATTTCAATACCTGGAAAAACGTAGAGAACTCCTGTTGGACAAAATCAAAACCGATTCTCTGATTCGGGCCTACCAACAGGTTCAAATGAAACAATCTGCCAAACTGATTGAGCGAAACCTGGAAATGATTCATCAAAATCTGGAAGACCTCGTAATCCGGGCACCTTTCAACGGGCACTACAGCACGACGGGTTTAGAACTTGGGCAAGCCATTGCCCAGGGTGCCAACCTGGGTCAAATCGATGAAATGGAGGCCATGAAACTTAGAGCTCAAATTGATGAGCACTACCTCGGAAGAGTTTTTCCCGGGCAAATTGCCCACTATGAGCGGGGCGACAGCATTTATGAATTAGAAATCATCAAAATATTTTCGGAAGTTGATAATGGAACTTTTAGCGCAGATTTCCGATTTACCACCGAAGTGCCTCTGACTCCGCGTCGGGGCAAACCCTTCGGTTTAAACTTTCGCTGA
- a CDS encoding ABC transporter ATP-binding protein has product MIETHNLSKVFRTEDVETTALNQVDLHVKEGDFVAIMGPSGCGKSTLLNLLGMIDQPSSGQYLFNGEDISGYNEKQRAKVRKNNVGFIFQSFNLIDELSVYENVELPLIYAGMKSSERKTRVNEVLEKVNMAHRAKHFPLQLSGGQQQRVAVARALVNRPGFILADEPTGNLDSKNGQEVMSLLTELNEDGTTIVMVTHSSRDAEFADRIVRMLDGQVLMESKLQNA; this is encoded by the coding sequence ATGATTGAAACTCACAACCTCAGCAAAGTATTCCGTACCGAAGACGTCGAAACAACGGCCTTAAACCAGGTTGACCTACACGTTAAGGAAGGTGATTTTGTAGCCATTATGGGGCCTTCCGGTTGCGGAAAGTCCACCTTACTCAATTTGCTCGGTATGATCGATCAGCCCTCATCTGGTCAATACCTTTTTAATGGAGAAGATATTTCCGGTTACAATGAAAAACAACGAGCCAAGGTTCGAAAAAACAATGTGGGGTTTATTTTCCAGAGTTTCAATTTGATTGATGAGCTTTCGGTTTACGAAAATGTCGAGCTGCCGTTGATTTATGCAGGAATGAAATCCTCCGAAAGGAAAACCCGGGTAAATGAAGTGCTCGAAAAAGTAAATATGGCCCACCGCGCCAAACATTTTCCACTGCAGCTTTCAGGTGGTCAGCAACAAAGGGTTGCCGTAGCTCGTGCTTTGGTCAATCGACCGGGTTTTATTCTGGCGGATGAACCCACGGGTAACCTGGATTCGAAAAACGGGCAGGAAGTCATGAGCCTTTTGACTGAACTCAATGAGGATGGCACCACCATAGTGATGGTAACCCACTCATCTCGTGACGCCGAGTTTGCCGATAGAATAGTACGCATGCTCGATGGTCAGGTTTTAATGGAAAGTAAACTGCAAAACGCCTAA
- a CDS encoding ABC transporter permease has product MIKNYFLVALRNLIKNRTYGIINITGLALGIACAVLIALYVRHETSFDQFHDQKEQLFRVCAKLNYNGELNSGLSSMAVGPTLMEEYAEIETFTRITPYGARNLLRVEDRFFNQSQIQLVDSGFLAMFGYKLLQGNPETALRTPRSIVLSETLAQKLFPNENALDQPLRVDFQEFKVTGIIEDCPDNSDIQYSALVSMSTIPPQRMQVLLTDWFRIATQTYVKTRSVTSQEQWSEILGQLSEKHVRPFVEENQLNGGIDYSAQAIAEVHLDNTKEYDTPKADTDTLLTLGLIAIFLLLVACINYVNLSLAQSTRRSKEIGVRKTLGADRGQILLQFLLESIILSVISLFVALILVELSLPFYNDLADKNFSISQIFRPDMILLLIGLVLVTGVLSGLYPAVVLSRLQAASVMRPMKNLGILRKGLVVVQFAFSLFMLIGMFTINGQLGYLKDQELGFTQERLMVLEIPRDTALQRQLPVIQQEMQQIPGVENASLTNNIPGIGTGELMFRVERNHELTEQTIKMMFVDEKFLSTLGVEILQGRNFNRDMQTDQRQAFIINEKAAEAFGWGQEALDKRIQWGLLPNNQAESDGKIVGVMADFHFQSLHQPIEPLVLIFSPRRARYLMVDLGSQNTRANLDAVKAKWQEFDPNHPLEYFLVDERFNEAYAEDDRLMTLFTGFALISALIALLGLFALSSYLIELKTKEIGIRKILGGDWLAITFTFSKEFLVLVALGFLFCAPFCWWYLSDWLENFAYRQELDPLVFIASGAIGLILASVTLSYQTFRIATNNPVESLRYE; this is encoded by the coding sequence ATGATCAAGAATTACTTTTTGGTTGCCCTTCGCAACCTGATCAAAAACCGGACTTACGGAATTATCAATATTACAGGACTCGCCTTGGGTATAGCCTGTGCCGTGCTAATCGCTTTGTATGTTCGTCATGAAACATCCTTCGATCAGTTTCATGATCAAAAGGAGCAGCTGTTTCGGGTTTGCGCCAAATTGAATTACAACGGTGAGCTCAACTCCGGACTAAGCAGCATGGCTGTTGGCCCCACCTTGATGGAAGAATATGCCGAAATCGAAACCTTTACCCGGATTACGCCTTATGGTGCCCGAAACTTGCTCCGGGTAGAGGATCGATTCTTTAACCAGTCCCAAATTCAGCTGGTAGATAGTGGATTCCTGGCCATGTTCGGCTACAAGCTTTTGCAAGGAAATCCAGAAACGGCGCTGCGAACCCCACGAAGCATTGTGTTGAGCGAAACCTTAGCCCAAAAACTGTTTCCCAATGAAAATGCGCTCGATCAGCCTCTGCGGGTAGACTTTCAGGAATTTAAGGTCACAGGAATCATTGAAGATTGCCCGGACAATTCCGACATTCAGTACTCGGCCTTGGTCTCCATGTCCACCATTCCCCCTCAACGCATGCAGGTTCTACTCACCGATTGGTTTCGCATTGCTACGCAGACCTATGTAAAAACCCGTAGCGTTACCAGTCAAGAGCAATGGTCTGAGATTTTGGGCCAGCTGAGTGAAAAACATGTACGTCCATTTGTGGAAGAAAACCAATTGAATGGTGGAATCGACTACTCGGCTCAAGCAATTGCAGAAGTACACCTTGACAACACCAAAGAATACGACACCCCAAAGGCCGACACAGACACCCTCCTTACTTTGGGGCTCATCGCCATATTTCTGTTATTGGTGGCTTGTATCAATTATGTAAATCTATCCTTGGCCCAATCCACGCGTCGTTCCAAAGAAATCGGGGTTCGTAAAACTTTGGGAGCCGATCGCGGACAAATCCTCCTTCAATTCTTGTTGGAGTCCATCATCCTATCCGTTATATCCTTGTTCGTTGCCCTCATTTTGGTGGAGCTTTCCCTGCCCTTCTACAACGACTTAGCGGATAAAAACTTTAGCATTTCTCAAATCTTCCGGCCCGACATGATTCTCCTGCTCATAGGCTTGGTCTTGGTCACCGGCGTTCTATCCGGACTTTATCCTGCGGTAGTTCTATCCCGATTGCAAGCAGCGAGTGTTATGCGACCTATGAAAAATCTGGGCATTCTGCGCAAAGGACTGGTAGTGGTTCAGTTTGCCTTTTCTCTGTTCATGCTCATTGGCATGTTTACCATCAACGGCCAGCTTGGCTACCTCAAAGATCAGGAGTTGGGATTCACCCAGGAGCGATTAATGGTTCTTGAAATCCCACGAGACACGGCCCTTCAGCGACAGCTTCCTGTCATTCAGCAGGAGATGCAACAAATTCCAGGAGTTGAAAACGCCTCGCTTACCAATAACATCCCGGGCATTGGTACGGGAGAATTGATGTTTCGCGTGGAGCGAAATCACGAGCTGACCGAGCAAACGATCAAAATGATGTTTGTAGATGAGAAATTTCTATCTACCCTAGGCGTCGAAATACTTCAAGGCCGAAATTTCAATCGCGACATGCAAACAGATCAACGGCAGGCCTTCATTATTAATGAAAAAGCGGCCGAAGCTTTTGGCTGGGGGCAAGAGGCTCTTGACAAAAGAATTCAGTGGGGTCTTCTGCCCAACAATCAGGCAGAAAGTGACGGAAAGATTGTAGGTGTTATGGCCGATTTCCACTTTCAATCCCTCCATCAGCCCATTGAGCCTTTAGTTTTGATCTTCTCTCCTCGTCGTGCCCGGTATTTAATGGTGGATCTGGGCTCACAGAATACCCGTGCCAACCTGGATGCCGTAAAAGCTAAATGGCAGGAGTTTGATCCCAACCATCCCCTCGAGTATTTTTTGGTTGACGAGCGATTTAACGAAGCCTATGCCGAAGATGACCGTCTGATGACCCTGTTTACTGGTTTTGCCCTGATCTCCGCTTTGATCGCCTTGCTTGGCTTGTTTGCTTTGAGCAGCTACCTCATCGAGTTAAAAACCAAGGAGATCGGAATACGAAAGATTCTGGGAGGCGATTGGCTGGCCATCACGTTTACCTTCAGCAAAGAATTTTTGGTCTTAGTCGCCCTCGGATTTTTGTTCTGCGCCCCCTTCTGTTGGTGGTACCTCAGCGACTGGCTCGAGAACTTTGCCTACCGACAAGAACTTGACCCATTGGTATTTATAGCAAGTGGAGCAATTGGCCTGATCCTTGCATCAGTAACCTTGAGTTACCAAACGTTTCGCATAGCTACCAATAATCCTGTGGAGTCTTTGCGATACGAATAA
- a CDS encoding enoyl-CoA hydratase/isomerase family protein — protein sequence MSYENLIIENEGTLRIITINRPKQLNALNRDTIAELNRAFTEAETDHSVRCIVITGSGDKAFVAGADIKEFAHFSMEEGAELSRNGQNTLFDLVENLRTPVIAAVNGFALGGGLELAMSTHIRVASDNARMGLPEVSLGVIPGYGGTQRLPQLVGKGIANEIIFTAGMIDANRAHEIGLVNHTVPAEELMDKCRDIAKKISRNSPIAISLAIECVNAVHEDGTNGYEVEINAFGRAFGTADFKEGTGAFMEKRKPAFEGH from the coding sequence ATGAGCTACGAAAATCTGATCATTGAAAACGAAGGAACACTTCGTATTATCACCATAAACAGACCCAAACAATTGAATGCCCTTAACCGGGATACTATTGCGGAATTGAACCGTGCTTTTACCGAGGCAGAAACGGATCATTCGGTACGATGCATTGTGATTACCGGATCTGGTGATAAGGCCTTTGTTGCTGGTGCAGATATTAAGGAGTTTGCTCATTTTTCGATGGAAGAAGGTGCTGAGCTAAGCCGCAACGGGCAAAATACGTTGTTTGATTTGGTAGAGAATCTCCGAACTCCGGTAATTGCTGCCGTTAATGGATTTGCCTTAGGTGGTGGATTGGAATTGGCCATGTCGACTCACATTCGAGTGGCCTCTGATAATGCTCGTATGGGATTGCCCGAAGTTTCTTTGGGTGTGATTCCTGGATATGGAGGAACCCAGAGATTGCCACAGTTGGTGGGAAAAGGAATTGCCAATGAAATCATTTTTACGGCTGGAATGATCGATGCCAACCGTGCTCATGAAATTGGCTTGGTTAACCATACCGTTCCTGCTGAAGAGCTAATGGACAAGTGTCGAGATATCGCCAAGAAAATTTCTCGCAACTCTCCCATCGCTATTAGTCTGGCCATTGAGTGTGTTAACGCTGTACACGAAGATGGAACCAATGGGTATGAAGTAGAAATCAACGCATTCGGAAGAGCATTTGGTACGGCCGACTTTAAAGAGGGTACCGGGGCTTTTATGGAGAAGCGGAAGCCTGCTTTTGAAGGACATTAG